The Gimibacter soli genome includes a region encoding these proteins:
- a CDS encoding antibiotic biosynthesis monooxygenase family protein — protein sequence MIAVLFEAVASDAHTHEYFDLAGQLRPLLDEIDGFISIERFESITTPGKVLSLSFWRDEEAIQAWRRTVAHRKAQAVGRHHVFDDYRLRIAHVVRDYGLNDRTEAPDDSREAHGEHG from the coding sequence ATGATCGCCGTCCTTTTTGAAGCTGTGGCGAGCGACGCCCACACGCACGAATATTTCGATCTGGCAGGTCAGTTGCGCCCGCTTCTTGATGAAATCGATGGCTTCATCTCAATCGAGCGGTTCGAAAGCATCACGACGCCGGGCAAGGTTCTGTCCCTGTCTTTCTGGCGGGACGAGGAAGCCATCCAGGCATGGCGACGGACGGTCGCGCACCGCAAGGCGCAGGCGGTCGGGCGGCACCATGTATTTGATGACTACCGGCTGCGGATCGCTCACGTGGTGCGCGATTACGGCCTGAACGACCGGACGGAGGCCCCCGACGACAGCCGGGAGGCCCACGGCGAACATGGCTAA
- a CDS encoding AAA family ATPase has translation MHLVFLYGPPAAGKYTVARLLAAETGYALFHNHLVVDAVAAVFPFGSESFVRLREDFWMKSFEAAAREERSLIFTFQPEGSVAPDFAGRVADLVRGAGGKVTFVHLTLSREEQVARVDNADRAKFGKLRDVVLLKALQDEFTACERAMPTPDLTIDTARVPPEEAAAMIRAVL, from the coding sequence ATGCATCTGGTTTTTCTCTACGGCCCCCCGGCGGCAGGAAAATATACCGTTGCCAGGCTTCTGGCGGCGGAAACCGGCTATGCGCTTTTCCATAATCATCTGGTGGTGGATGCGGTTGCGGCCGTCTTCCCCTTTGGCAGCGAAAGCTTCGTGCGCCTGCGTGAGGATTTCTGGATGAAAAGCTTTGAGGCGGCAGCGCGCGAGGAACGCTCGCTGATCTTCACCTTCCAGCCGGAAGGCTCCGTCGCCCCCGATTTTGCAGGGCGTGTCGCCGATCTGGTGCGCGGAGCGGGCGGAAAGGTCACATTCGTGCATCTCACCCTGTCGCGTGAGGAACAGGTTGCCCGGGTCGACAATGCCGACCGCGCGAAGTTTGGAAAACTTCGGGATGTAGTGCTGTTGAAGGCGTTGCAGGACGAATTCACGGCCTGCGAACGCGCGATGCCGACGCCGGACCTGACGATCGATACCGCCCGTGTGCCGCCCGAAGAAGCGGCGGCGATGATCAGGGCAGTCCTTTAA
- a CDS encoding NIPSNAP family protein, protein MITCFIRYEIDPFRKDLFERYARGWGEAIPRCGADLIGYFAPHEGSTTVAYGVYSLPSLADYEAYKTRLAADPAGRENYEFARAEGFIRREDRLFLKLASAPHGVKGGVQ, encoded by the coding sequence ATGATAACCTGTTTCATCCGCTACGAGATTGATCCGTTCCGAAAGGATCTGTTTGAACGTTATGCCCGTGGCTGGGGCGAGGCGATCCCGCGTTGCGGGGCCGACCTCATCGGCTATTTTGCGCCGCACGAGGGCTCGACCACCGTGGCATACGGGGTCTATTCCCTCCCGTCGCTCGCCGATTACGAGGCCTACAAAACCCGGCTTGCGGCCGATCCCGCAGGGCGGGAAAATTACGAGTTTGCGCGAGCCGAAGGTTTCATCCGGCGGGAGGACAGACTGTTCCTGAAGCTTGCTTCTGCGCCTCACGGGGTGAAGGGAGGCGTGCAATGA